The stretch of DNA TCCAAATAGGCATTAAAGTCGTTAAGTGGTAATGCGAGGTTAGGATCTGTCTCTGCTTCTGGTTCTCCTATCTGATACCAAATATCGTGTAAATGGCCTTTGTTTTTACCATCAAAGATAACTCTTTGTAAGTTTGGTATCTTCATAAAATTGTGaccattattattactagGTTGTTTGCCTTTGGATTCTCcttcaaaaagtaaattTCCACGTTCGAGTCTGTAAGGGTTGGTTAAGAGATTGGTCACTTCTCCAACTGAATCCTGTGATGTAGTTAAAGTTTGGATAGTTCTAATGATTTGTTTTGAGTAAATTTCCGCAATAGAAACTTTCCCCTCCGTATCACCgatcaataataatgtaCCATCCATTGATATTTCTAGGCATGACACATTTGAATTTAGGACATTCTCACAGACAAGTTGGCCCATTGCATATAGTGCATCcaaatcttcattttcgCCGCCAGTTAGTGAGTTACGTTGCACTAGGGAAAAAACCCTACCTTTTTGAACTGTGTTTACTCCGGCGGACTGTAGCAGATTAACGATAGCATTACCCTTTAGTTTATAaaataaattcaatgaaAAACAACCTTCCGCAGTACCAATATAGCATGCTCTGTCAGCAGGATCCAGTACAATGGATTTGATAGAATAAGGAGTTGTAAATGTCGCAAGCAATACTGGGGTCTTACCAATACTAACGTCATTTTCGTTTGCCTTCTGCTTCTTTTTGCTGCCTATTAAACTCAAATCATAGCATCTAATGGTAGCATCTTGAGATACTGTGAAGAGTTTCGTATCAGTAcatgataaaaattttccttgACTAGAAGAAACTTGGAAATCTGTCACGGGTAGAGTATGATCGTGAAGGATACATAAAGGCTTAGGATCATCATTGGACGCTGATACCAAGTCAACAGTTTGCCATATAATAACTCTCGAATCGTTACCAGAAGTAATAATATACTTGCCGTTTAAAATGGACTTAATCTTGGTGATACTTTGGTAATGAGCCATAGGCTTCACGTTCAATAAAATCCCTGAATTTAACTCCCATATGTACAATTTACCCGATTCGGTGGAGCCAAGTAAAAGGTACGGAAGATTGAAGTCTGGTAAATTATGATTGACACCTTGAATTCTATCATACTGCACACCATCATTTTCAACTACTTCCAGACATTTTAGGATTTCAGGTAATGGTAAGCGCTGTTCAACAGAttctcttttgaaagaacCTGACAGATTGTAGACATTGATTAATGCTTTTTGTGCTTGAGCAATAAAAAGGTATTTATTTCCTACTTGAACACAGCTATTTCTTGATTGAGTGGAGCATTGCCTCAAATTTATCTGTTCAAATGAGTGTACAGAAGCTATTGTTCCTGAGGTATTTGTTGTAAAAATAACTTGCTCATCCATTTTATCGTCCCTTGAAAGATCCTGTTTTATGAATATTGAACAATCAATCTTAACGCATATGCCCTTGTCAGAGCCGTCCTTCGAATAAGCATATTTGGAATGGGCATcgatttaaaattttcatttagtGggatgtaaaaaaaaattttagttCGCGCGTACagtttttcaacatttgCCATATGATGTAGAATGGCGCTATCAAATCATCACTCTTATTACAGGTGAATCGCGCGCTAACACTTCAATTACAGACACATACTCCTGAATGGGTGCTTTCAAATCCCCTCTCCCCCAAGATCAAGTCCTATTTCAACTTCTCCTCTCAAAAACCCTCTATGTGACGCTGTGTATTCTTTGTTGTAGTTATGCTCCACGATACAGTGGCTGCTCATGAGCTTTCCTAGGAGCTCAGCACGTAAATGTATAGCGTACATGCTATAAGCGTGGCAGTTATTATAATAGTTCACACGGTATCTTACCGTATTAATTTATCAAAGTTTGCAGTTATCCATTCTGTGCCCGCgtttcttttcagtttATAGACGCGATCGAATGTGCcttaaaaatttggaagaagagaGAGAAGGATGCATAAGTAATAGAACATTACGAGAAAATAGTTTACAGAAACAACTGGCTGCCCTGAAAGGCTTTTTTGGAGAGGAACAGAAacaaagaacaaaaatttttagaaaaaaaaagaaatgccTTTGAATATTATTGGGACGGCTCTCCTAGACGGGACTGACAAGATTCCTTACTATCAAACAATCAAAAAGGTGGCACCTTATGTGCTAGCGACTGGTGCCATTAAATATTGGTCGAGAGGGCCATCAAATACATGGGAAAGAAAGTTGCACGGTAAAGTTTACTTGGTTACTGGCGCTACCTCTCAAGGAATGGGAACATCCGTGGCTTATAAAATGGCAGAGTTAGGTGCACAATTAATCATCTTGACTAGGGAAGTAGATGAATGGGTTACTGAATGGTGCGAAGAATTACGTGAAAAGACAAAGAACGAGTTGATTTTTGTAGAAAAATGTGATTTGAGCAATTTGTGGGAGATTCGTAAGTTTGCCACAAGTTGGTTAGACAATTCGCCACCTAGAAGATTAGATGGCGTTATTGTCATGTCCGGTGATATGGAACCATGGGGTATCCCGAAAATATCTTTGCCACAGAGGAGATCATCTAAGGATGGGCTGGAATTGCAAATTGCTACAAACTATGTAGCAATTTTCCATCTTTTAAACTTATTACAGCCTAGTTTCAAGGCTCAACCGCCTGATAGAGATGTAAGAATAATTCTTGCCACCTGCTGGTTACAAGTTGTTGGTGATATTAATATAGAAGATCCGTTGTGGCAAAATGCCAAATACAAAAGCGCCTTGAAGTTTTTCGCAAGCAGCAAGCTACAATTGGGATTGAGTATGATGGAATTGCAAAGAAGACTTACCGAAGACataaaaaaccaaaagaCGAATGGCGCTGAAAGAACAGGAAAAAATGTTACCATTACTATGGTTCAACCTGGAACTATGAGATCAAATAGCCTACGCCGCGTCATTAGTAATGGTTCGGTGGTATTGTTAATAATACTTTACTGTATTCTGTTGTACCCCATATTGTGGCTGTTTACCAAGAGTGGTCGTCGTGGTGATCAAAGTTTCTTGTACGCTTTAATGACACCGGAATTGGAGGAAGTAAACTTAAAAGACACGAAGGTTAAGTATATCTCAGACTGTTCAATTGTGAAATTTGCTCGTAAAGAATTTGATGACGAGGAATTACAGAAGAAACTATTTGATAATACGGAAAGAGATATTTTacaattggaaaagaaagtcgCGGCAAAGAGAAATGCCAATAAGACCGGGAATCAAAATTCTAAAAAGAAGAGTCAGAACAAGAGTAGAAAAGATGATTAGAAATGAGAACGTAAATATATGTgtagatttctttttttcttatttatGATATCGGTATATGtaattatttatttactttttctgCCTCCTTGATATTAAAGTATTACACACTTTgacttctttttcttcttgtcgTTTCTCGTCTTTGGTTTAGCTTGCTTGTTGTGATGATTATTTGAGGCAATTTTACTACCTTTGCTTTTTGATTGCTCGTGaattttgtctttttgTCCCTTTTTTGTGGGTTTGATATTGAGAGCTTCCTTCTCCTGCTGTAAGCTTCCTTTCGGAAGAGTACTATCTGTACTATTATTATGGTGTGGTTGCTGTTTTTGTTCTcgaatatttttatctcCATTGGTGTTGGTTGTTGCAGTCGTTAATTCATCAGTTAGAGTATGATTTGCTGATTTTTGGTTAGGGGATTCTGGTTCGTAGATAGCGTACCTCACCGCCTGTTCAAAGACTTCCCGGACACCTGCTTGGGTAGCAGCTGAACATTCGGTATAGCCCATAAACCCACATCTTTGTACGAGTTCATCTATTTCCTCTTGAGACACGTAATCGGAGTTTGCTTCCTGCAATTTTTTCTGAGTTGCCGGATCATCTCTTAGGTCACTTTTGGTGCCTACCAATAGAATTGGATACTTCCCTAATTTAGTATAAAGAGAGGTACCTTCAATATTGGAAGTCTGCTTCAGTTCAGGTAGCCATTTTTCTGTGACATTGGCAAAACTAGCATGTTCGCTTACTGAGAAacatattaaaaaaatatctgtTTGGGGATAACATAACGGTCTTAAACGATCGTAATCTTCCTGTCCTGCAGTGTCCCATAAATTGATTTTATATAGTTTTCTGTCCGTACTTGGTGAAGAACTGGCAGATGAAAGTGAACCTCTTTTATCATTACCATTGTCAAGCTCTAGGGGGCTACTCGCAGTTCCGTTCGGGATAGCTATCGTAGTAGAATAATTATCAAAAACCGTTGGAACATAGTCTGTTGGGAACGAATTGGTAGTATATGATATTAGAAGTGACGTTTTACCTACTGCACCATCACCAATTATCACACATTTAATAGACCTCATCAGACTTATTAGTATACTATATTGtatttaataaatatttCGGCGTGTGCTTTGTGGGTGCCACCTGTCTTGTATTTCCTATCCAACTGAATATTCTGGATATTGTCTTGTGCAATAGAccggaaaaaaaaaagtgaatgTTCCAACGCTTTGGAATACAATGATGGGTCAAGGATCGTGCTTTTGTTCGTTGGTGGATCGGCCGTACGTGTTTAGTGAGGGTACTATTTAAACTTACTTTAAATAGCAAAATAGGAAAAGCTACGAGAAActgaaaagtaaaaaaaaaaaaaaaaaataaaaaaaaaagaaaaaaaaaggagaaacATGATTGCCAGTACTCGCAAGAACTAAGATAGAGAGAAAAAGGACGATAtatcaagaaataaaaggGAAGGTAATTCAAGTAAGCACTGCTTAGCTGTCTGCATAGGAGCCTTCTGCAATTACTCATCTCATCGTATTCGTCATAACCCGTTACGTAACTGATTTGACCAAGAAGCgtaatgaaaattttgagcGGACGCCGAAacgttgttttttttttgctttagTCCAGATAATAACCttttataattttctttttaggGAGGAAGACCGGTCTAAGCTCTTAGAGGTTCTCGCATACCCAAGTAAAAGCTAAGACCGAAGCAAACACGCAGGATAATTTTCCGGTTTACTCTCACTGCAGCTTTAGTATAGATGCAGATCTGGTATTGAGAGAGGGGGGCCGGAACGAAAAGATTCAGGGGAGAGAAAGGCCCGGGCGTCGGGGAACAAAACCACTTTTGCACACCTTAATTTTTTAGCTACTCTGTTTCTCCGGGCTTGTATGGCacataaataaaattctgCTACTTTCCATTATCTGGTCATCACTTACCGATGTGGAGAGCCTTGCccttgaaaaataagataAGACCTCCGATTAGggtatttgaaattaacCGCTGTAGAATGAAATAAGGACGCTTGTTTGACATTTTTTAGTTGCTTTCTCTATCTACCACCATTTGCATCTTGATTTATGTCTTGTTTGAGGAGATTTCGGATAAATATTCTTCGAGGGGAAAATGTcgtaaaaataaaaaca from Saccharomyces cerevisiae S288C chromosome XIV, complete sequence encodes:
- the IPI3 gene encoding chromatin-binding/pre-rRNA-processing protein IPI3 (Component of the Rix1 complex and pre-replicative complexes (pre-RCs); required for processing of ITS2 sequences from 35S pre-rRNA; component of the pre-60S ribosomal particle with the dynein-related AAA-type ATPase Mdn1p; required for pre-RC formation and maintenance during DNA replication licensing; highly conserved protein which contains several WD40 motifs; IPI3 is an essential gene; other members include Rix1p, Ipi1p, and Ipi3p), with protein sequence MDEQVIFTTNTSGTIASVHSFEQINLRQCSTQSRNSCVQVGNKYLFIAQAQKALINVYNLSGSFKRESVEQRLPLPEILKCLEVVENDGVQYDRIQGVNHNLPDFNLPYLLLGSTESGKLYIWELNSGILLNVKPMAHYQSITKIKSILNGKYIITSGNDSRVIIWQTVDLVSASNDDPKPLCILHDHTLPVTDFQVSSSQGKFLSCTDTKLFTVSQDATIRCYDLSLIGSKKKQKANENDVSIGKTPVLLATFTTPYSIKSIVLDPADRACYIGTAEGCFSLNLFYKLKGNAIVNLLQSAGVNTVQKGRVFSLVQRNSLTGGENEDLDALYAMGQLVCENVLNSNVSCLEISMDGTLLLIGDTEGKVSIAEIYSKQIIRTIQTLTTSQDSVGEVTNLLTNPYRLERGNLLFEGESKGKQPSNNNGHNFMKIPNLQRVIFDGKNKGHLHDIWYQIGEPEAETDPNLALPLNDFNAYLEQVKTQESIFSHIGKVSSNVKVIDNKIDATSSLDSNAAKDEEITELKTNIEALTHAYKELRDMHEKLYEEHQQMLDKQ
- the PBR1 gene encoding putative oxidoreductase (Putative oxidoreductase; required for cell viability), with translation MPLNIIGTALLDGTDKIPYYQTIKKVAPYVLATGAIKYWSRGPSNTWERKLHGKVYLVTGATSQGMGTSVAYKMAELGAQLIILTREVDEWVTEWCEELREKTKNELIFVEKCDLSNLWEIRKFATSWLDNSPPRRLDGVIVMSGDMEPWGIPKISLPQRRSSKDGLELQIATNYVAIFHLLNLLQPSFKAQPPDRDVRIILATCWLQVVGDINIEDPLWQNAKYKSALKFFASSKLQLGLSMMELQRRLTEDIKNQKTNGAERTGKNVTITMVQPGTMRSNSLRRVISNGSVVLLIILYCILLYPILWLFTKSGRRGDQSFLYALMTPELEEVNLKDTKVKYISDCSIVKFARKEFDDEELQKKLFDNTERDILQLEKKVAAKRNANKTGNQNSKKKSQNKSRKDD
- the RHO5 gene encoding Rho family GTPase RHO5 (Non-essential small GTPase of the Rho/Rac family of Ras-like proteins; regulated by phosphorylation and ubiquitination; likely involved in protein kinase C (Pkc1p)-dependent signal transduction pathway that controls cell integrity; necessary for oxidant and ramped heat stress-induced cell death; ortholog of mammalian RAC1), translating into MRSIKCVIIGDGAVGKTSLLISYTTNSFPTDYVPTVFDNYSTTIAIPNGTASSPLELDNGNDKRGSLSSASSSPSTDRKLYKINLWDTAGQEDYDRLRPLCYPQTDIFLICFSVSEHASFANVTEKWLPELKQTSNIEGTSLYTKLGKYPILLVGTKSDLRDDPATQKKLQEANSDYVSQEEIDELVQRCGFMGYTECSAATQAGVREVFEQAVRYAIYEPESPNQKSANHTLTDELTTATTNTNGDKNIREQKQQPHHNNSTDSTLPKGSLQQEKEALNIKPTKKGQKDKIHEQSKSKGSKIASNNHHNKQAKPKTRNDKKKKKSKCVIL